The genomic stretch TGATAAACCATTGCCGCATCAAGATCCAAGGCAGATAACCAGCCACTCTTGGGATGATAAGCGCCAGTATCAATATCTAGCCATCCCTTGCCTAAAACTAAGTTTCCGGGTTTTACCCCCGGAAATACAAAGGTAATCGTATGCCCTGTAATAATGATTTTGTCATCAAAAAACGGCTCAGTTGCACTGTGAAATTCTTCTCGAATCCAACAAAACTCTGCTGCCCCTTGTAACTCAAGGGGTAAGTTAGGGTTTAATCCTGCATGGACTAACCAAGAATCCCCCAAATCTAGATAAAGTGGCAATTGCTGCATCCACTTTAAATGTTCTATGGGCAAGCCTTCTTTTCCATAACTTTCTAAAGTGTTTGCACCGCCATTAAGTAACCATCCTTTCCAGATAAGCGATCCTTCAGTACTGCCAAAGGCATCAAGACACATTTGTTCATGATTCCCCCTTAGCGCAGTATGACCATTGTCCATTATCCATTGCACAACGTCGGCACTACGACTGCCACGGTCAATTAAATCGCCGAGAAAAAATAATTTGTCATCAGAGTCGTACTTAATGAAGTCAAGCAACCTCATCAAACCGTCAAATTGACCATGAATATCGCCAAATACAAATCGAGTCAACTTATCTCACCCAGTATCACTAATGATGAAGGTAAAAACATAAAGCGCTTACAGCTAGCGATAGACATTCATAAAACTCGTCAGTCTAACAGGTTTAGAGACTGATGCAGCTTTTGTAAGAGTTACTTTTTATCTACAGTATCTATTTTATGACAAATTTTCCTAGCTTTCGTTCCATTCATACATGGGAAATCCCGTACCTTACCATTAAAAATTGCGGTAAGAATTAATGATGTAACGATTCGAGTAGATCCTATCGTGTATTTCTTAGGAATTCTCAATTACTATAGCGCTTCTCAGTTTCGTGAAGTCTGGATTTTCTTTCTAGCCTTTAGTTGAAAACAAACCTCTATACCTCGGTACTATAGCGATTCTAATTCCTTCAGGAGATTCGATAGTTTATGAGATTGGGCTTCTTTGGGGTTTACTCACACACACTATTTAATCGCTATATCACTTAGTTTCATCAGTTTAATAATCAGTTTAATTTTTTATGTTTAATGGATTTATTAGTATCGATAAGCCACCTATTATTACTGCCCATGACTGTGTGAGTAATTTGCGAAAGATATTGAAACAAAAAAAAATAGGTCATGGAGGTACGCTTGATCCTATGGCTACAGGGGTTTTGCCGATCGCGGTTGGCAATGCGACGCGACTTTTACGATTTCTACCTGAAGGTAAAGCTTATAATGCCAAAATTCGCTTTGGGATTGTGACTAATACCGATGACATTACGGGGGAAGTGATTAGCGATCACCTCTGTCCCAACTTAACTCTTGCTGAAGTTGAGAAATATCTGCCTCTTTTTCAAGGCAAAATTACGCAGCGCCCACCTGCTTTTAGCGCGATTCAAGTCAATGGAAAACGGCTTTACGATCTCGCGCGAAGAGGTGAAATTAATGAATCAGATATTCCTATGCGTGAGGTAGAAATTACAGAAATTAAGGTGTTAGGCTGGACTGAGGGAGATTATCCAGAATTAGATGTAGCGATCGCCTGTGGTTCAGGCACATATATTCGTTCCATTGCTAGAGACTTGGGAGAGAAGCTTGGTTATGGAGCGACTTTATCCTCACTAAGGCGCACTTATAGTAACGGGTTTGATTTGGAAGCAAGTTTGACCTTTGATCAGGTTGCTGAACTTATGCGATCGCAAAGTCTCAAAGTTCTTGCTCCTGATCATGGGTTGCACTTTTTGTCTGAAGTTTTGCTTGATATCGATCAGACAAAAAGGTGGTGTATGGGACAGGTGATCGCAATCAAAGATATTCCAACTGAAAATGAGAATATTAATTCACAGTACGCAAGAATGTATGACTGTGATCAGAATTTTTTAGGTGTTAGTGAAGTGATGGAATCTGGCTTACAACCAATAGTCGTTTTAAATCCTATTAACTAACGTTAGTTCGGGTTAAGCTGACAAATTTTAAAAGCCCAAAAGTAAAAGCCTTGCTAAGCAAGGCTTTTACTTTTGAGCTTTGAGAGAGGGTTTGCTCCGCAAACTCTCTCTCAAAGCTCGTTTCAAATTATCCCGAACTCGCATTAACTAAAAAGAAAGGGCGCTTTGCGCCCTTTCTTTTTTTAATTAGATTTTGCTAGTTAGTTTAGTTAGCAACTGATTAGAACGCTGCAAGAATCCCTTCATGCTGTCAGCATCAAAACTCTTTTGCGCCATCAGAGCTAAATCATAGACATGGGTACAAATCAAGTTTGCCAAGTCTGCTGTCTCCGATTTACCATCAATGAGAATTTGGTTGGCATCTAGCTCAATCAATTTCTCCATCAAAGGATGGGAAGTATTAACGAGTAGAACATGATCTTCAGGGAAGCTAACGGTTCCTTGCTGCATCAGGGCAGTCATTTCCTGCATCCGACGCGCAAATTCAGGTAGAAGAATAATCGCAGGTGGTGCGGAAGCGGCATCCTCAGCCTTAATTGCCTCAGTACGGATCGTGAGTTTTGGCTTATTCAGCGCCGCACGGAAGATGTCTTGGAGATGATCACTCTTGGTCTTATTGGTTTTAGGATCAACGATTTCTGTTTTTGATTCCTTATCTACAAGGCGATCGTCGATTTCCGCATCCACTCGTGAAAACTTAATATCCTTAAACTCGCGCTCAAGGAAGTTAATAAAGTGGCTATCGATGAAGGAATCAAACGTTAGCACCTCTAAACCTTGGTTCTTATGAAGTTCTACATAAGTTCCTTGCGCAACGGGGTCAGAAGTATAGAACACTTGGTTTTCATGTTCCGCCTTATTGCGTTCTAGATACTCTTGGAGCGTTGTATAGTGGCCACTTTCACTCTTAACTTTCTCATCTTCACTAGTGGTGGGATAGACTAGAATTTCCTTGACTTGTTGATAGAATTTGTCACTATTCATTGAGCCAAACTTCATGAAGATACTGATATCTTGCCAACACTTCAAGAATTCTTCGCGAGAGTCACTATAGAGAGAAGTGAGGCGATCGCCTACTTTCTTGGCAATAAAGTCTTGAATCTTGCGAACCTTGGGATCACCTTGCAAGAAGCTACGGGATACATTCAGGGGAATATCAGTACTATCGATCGCCCCACGCAAAGGCATCAAAAACTTGGGAATCACATCGTCGCAATTGTCACTGACAAAAACGTGATTGCAGAATAATTTGATTTGTCCACGATTGGGGTCGATATCTGCCTTCATCTTAGGGAAATAGAGAATGCCCTTAATTACAAAGGGATAATCCGTATTCAAATGAATCCAGAACAGAGGATCATCTTGGTAAGGATAGAGATAACGATAGAATTCTAAATATTCTTCATTGGTAACTGATTTGGGTGATTTGTCCCACAAAGCAGTTTGTTTATTAATGACTTCATCATTGAGCTTGATCGGTACGGGCATGAAGTCGCAATAGTTGCGAATCATTCGCTTGATCGATGCTTCTTCCAGATATTCTTCAGCATCTTCTTGCAAGGTCAAGGTAATCGTCGTACCAACATTGGTGTGATCGCTACTATCAAGGGTAAATGTGGTTGAACCATCACAAGACCAATGGACAGCGTCTGCCCCTTCTTTGTAGGATCGCGTATCAATTTCAACGTTACTCGCTACCATAAATGACGAGTAGAAGCCTAAACCAAAGTTACCAATAATTTGTTGATCACCAGTACCACTGCTGGCATACTTTGTGGCAAATTCTTGAGCGCTAGAGAAGGCAACTTGGTTAATATATTTCTTGACTTCATCCGCCGTCATGCCGATGCCCGTATCGGCGATCGCGAGTGTCTTTTTTTCTTTATCAATTGTGACAACAATTTCGGGATCGGCGGAGTGCGTAGTTTCGCCCGCATAGGACACCATCTTCAGTTTGCTAATTGCATCTACAGCATTAGAAATTAATTCCCGCAAGAAGATATCACGTTCTGAATATAAAGCCTTCTTGATAATGGGAAAGATATTCTCGGTATGAATGCTGATCGTTCCCTGCTCGTGCATATCTTGCAAAGCTCCTGAATATTACTAAATGTTACTGAGTATTAACTAAACCTGATTATATCGAATCCATTGTCAAGCCAATCTCTAGATGTTGTCGCGTTCTCCGTACCTGAGTAGCTGGATGCAATTAAATATAAAGCCCCAAAACCTGTAGCTCACGCGCAGCGTGAGCTACAGGTTTTGGGGCTTTTATAAGCATCTAAGACAAGTGTTTCGCCTTTTTAGATGCTGATTATGTGAAGCTTTGCAAAGCAAATCTATACATTTTCGTAATTCTGATTGAAAAACCTAACTCCCTCATCTATTGTGATATCAACATTTTTATTTGAACATTTTAGAGATATGGCGATCGCAGCAATTATCTACATATCAATATCTGTGCTTTTAGTGATTAGTGCAGGTATATTTTTTGTTAAAGCTATCCAGTCTTTAATGTCAAAAAAACAAACATTGGTTGATCCTAGAGATCAAGTGATGTTTTTACAATCTAATGCCAAAGACCCTTTAACTATTTCAACCCAACGGGAAGAAATCATTGCTATGCTGGAACGGCAATTTGCTAGTAGCCCATCATCTGACTCCTAGCAATATCTAAAACTTTAGGTAAGGGCAAAGATGACGCTTGAATTCCCGATCTCCGATGGAGAGGCAGACTATGTGGCTCGCCGCAAACAACTGCGAAAACAACGCCGCCTTCGCATTTTTCAACGTATTTGGCAATTAGTATTTATCACAGGGCTTACAGGTGGCATGTTGTGGGTTGCCATGCTGCCAGAATGGCAATTGCGTAGCTCTAATCAAATTGACGTTGAGGGGAATAAACTCCTCTCTAAGGACACCATAAGAAAATCTCTACCAATTCAATATCCCCAGTCAATTTTTCAGATTCAGCCACAGGCGATCGCCTCTCAATTAGAAGCATCGATTCCCGTCTCTAAAGTCTCAGTTTCCCGTACAATTTTCCCCTCTAAACTAACGATCCAAGTCCAAGAGCGTCTCCCAGTTGCCAACTCCATGCGCAATGGTCAGCAAGGCTTTCTCGATGCTGAGGGGATTTGGATGCCTGCCAAGGTGTATCCATCTAATATCACTAAGCCTAATCTTGTCGTGCTAGAGCCAATTAATCGTAAGCTATCGCAATGGTCAACCTTGTATCGTCAGGTTAGTCAAAGTCAAGTCAAAATATCGCAAGTAGATGCAAGGGATGAATCAAATCTAATTCTGACTACTGAGCTGGGATTTGTATATTTTGGTACATACAAGCCATCACTATTTAGCACACAGTTAGAGACGCTTGATCGGCTGAGAGCATTACCTGAGAAGTTAAAATTAAGCAGTTTTAATTATATTGATTTGAGCCAACCAACCAACCCAGTTTTAGAAATGAATGTCCCCCCCAAGGATAAATCTTCAGAAACAAAATCTTAAATAGTCGTTTTAAGGCTATTATTATTTTTTTCTGTTAGGTTTAAATTATAAATCGAACTTTTAGCTCGAAAGGGGTTTAAGCTTAGCGAAATCTAGAGAGCATCAGTAAAAACGATTCTATTTATGACATCCCTCGATAAATGACATCTCAAAACGACTGGTCAGATTTGGACTCAAATGGTTCAGAAAACGGAGAAGTAGACGTGGAAATGGATGAACTTTCTGAGTTTTCAAATAACTCTAGGCTAAACCTAAGTCACTCTCACAATCGTATGAAGCAGCAGTTAGGCGTTGATGCAAAAGCGGATAATATCATGTTGGGCAGTGTTGCAAAAATTAAAGTAATTGGTGTTGGCGGCGGCGGCGGCAACGCTGTAAATCGCATGATTGCGAGTGATGTAGTTGGCGTGGAGTTTTGGTCGTTTAATACCGATGCTCAGGCGCTTCTACAATCCTCTGCATCTAAACGCTTCCAAATGGGTCAAAAACTGACCAGAGGCTTAGGTGCTGGTGGTAATCCTGCGATCGGTCAAAAAGCTGCTGAAGAGTCCCGTGATGACATCGCTGCTGCCGTTGAAGGAGCTGATTTAGTATTTATTACCGCAGGTATGGGGGGCGGTACTGGCACTGGCGCTGCACCCATTATTGCGGAGGTTGCCAAAGAAGCAGGTGCATTGACCGTAGGGATCGTCACTCGCCCCTTTACTTTTGAAGGTAGAAGACGTGGACAACAAGCTGAAGAAGGGATTGCTGGTTTACAGAGTCGTGTCGATACACTGATTGTGATCCCCAACGATAAATTGTTGTCTGTGATCTCAGAGCAAACTCCTGTCCAAGAAGCTTTTCGTGTTGCCGATGATATCCTGCGTCAAGGTGTACAGGGTATTTCCGATATCATCATGATCCCCGGACTCGTTAATGTGGACTTCGCAGATATTCGTGCAGTGATGGCAGATGCGGGCTCAGCGATGATGGGCATTGGCATTGGTTCAGGTAAGTCTAGAGCTAGGGAAGCTGCCATGACAGCGATTTCTTCGCCATTACTAGAAACATCGGTCGAAGGAGCTAGTGGAGTTGTCTTTAACATCACAGGTGGTGAAGATATGACTCTCCATGAGGTAAATGCTGCTGCTGAGACTATCTACGAAGTTGTCGATCAAAATGCCAATATTATCTTCGGAGCGGTAATTGATCCGAAGATGGATGGTGAAATTAGGATTACAGTAATTGCGACGGGCTTTGCCCCAAAGACGCATCCAGCGATTCCACCTCAAATTTCTAAGCGATCGCAGCCCCCGCAGCCTCCCGCATCTACATCAAAAGCAGCTCCACTGCCTCCTAGTACGACCCAAAGTACTGCCCAGCCTGAAATTAAGTTGAGTAAGCCGGGGTTGGATATTCCTGACTTTTTGCAGCGTCGTCGCCCACCAAAATAAAAGAAAATAAAAAAGGCGGTGCTTTGCTCCGTCTTTTATGTTTATTAGCGATCGCAATCTGAAAAAAATAATCTAATTTAATCGTAAACAGATGTGGCGAATAGCGAATTAGGCATCACAATAAAAGTATGGCTATGTTATCTCCTAAATAAATTGCAGTGACACACTTAACGACTACTAGGCACGGACTTCACAGACTACCCTCTCTCAATAGCGGTGAAGATCGACTTAGGCTGTTTGCTGGCTCGGCAAACTTGCCGCTTGCCCAAGAGATTTCCCGTTATTTAGGTATCGAATTAGGACCTATGGTGCGAAAAAATTTCGCTGACGGGGAAGTCTATGTGCAGGTACAGGAATCGATTCGGGGTTGTGATGTTTACTTGCTTCAACCAACCTGTCGCCCTGTTAATGACCATTTAACTGAGCTATTGATTATGATTGATGCCTGCCGTCGTGCATCGGCAAGGCAAATTACCGCAGTGATGCCCTATTACGGTTATGCACGGGCTGATCGTAAAACCGCAGGACGTGAATCGATTACGGCAAAATTAGTTGCCAACTTAATTGTGCAGTCTGGAGCCGATCGCGTCATTGCGATGGACTTACACTCCGCACAGATCCAAGGATATTTCGATATCCCCTGCGATCATGTCTATGGCGCTCCAGTTTTACTGGACTATCTTAGTGAAAAGAAATTGCCTGATTTGGTGGTAGTTTCGCCCGATGTGGGGGGCGTAGCTCGCGCCCGAGCTTTTGCAAAAAAACTTAATGATGCGCCTCTAGCAATCATTGATAAACGTCGCCAAAGCCATAACGTAGCTGAGGTGATGAATGTGATTGGGGATGTTTCAGGTAAAACTGCTGTACTTGTCGATGACATGATTGATACCGCAGGAACTATCTATGAAGCAGCAAAGCTTCTCAGAAAAGAGGGTGCAAGACAAGTCTATGCCTGTGCTACCCATGCAATTTTTTCGCCTCCAGCGATTGACCGCCTATCCAGTGGTGTATTTGAAGAAGTCATCGTGACTAATTCCACACCTGTAAGACAAGAAAACTATTTTCCTCAATTACGGGTTCTATCGGTTGCGGATCTATTGGGTGAAACGATTTGGCGTGTCCATGAAGATACTTCTGTAAGTAGCATGTTTAGGTAGTGATCGCCCTAGATCTATGTTCACTATGGCTTTAGTAGGAAAGTCTGTATTTCAGAATCATATTTAATTTGAGAAAATGTGCATCATGATACAAACTACAATGATGTAGTGCGTTTAAGTGAGAATAGTCGTCCATAAATCTAAATCTGCCGTTTAGATTCAATCTACGCTTTGGAGAACTAAAACTAAATTAAAGAAATTTTCTTTGTTTTTTATCAATGTTCTGTAAGTGGAGATTTGCAGACTATCTGCATGGCGATAGGCACAGGTGCAGTTTTCGATAACGTTTATTTGTAAGTTATATGAAAGCTAGCACACACAACTTAAATTGATTGTGCGCTGGCATACTTTCCTACAAAGCACATACGCTCACTTGTGTTTTGCTTAGTCTTATTTTTTATTTTGGTTAAAGAGGGTGTATAAGATTGGCTGACCGTGCTCTTGTTGAAGTCTTTCGCGAAATGAATGGGGGAATGTTTCCACCCATGACAGAAACCTTTGAACGCGGTAAGACAATTTTCTTTCCTGGTGATCCTGCGGAACGTTTTTACTTTTTAGTTAAAGGCGCAGTCAAACTTTCGAGAGTTTACGAAGCAGGAGAAGAAATTACCGTTGCCCTACTGCGTGAAAATAGTGTTTTTGGTGTTTTGTCTTTGATCACAGGTAATCGATCTGATCGCTTTTATCATGCGGTTGCTTTTACGCCTGTGGAGTTGCTCTCTGTGCCAATCGATCAAGTCGAGAAAGCATTAAAAGAAGATCCTGAATTGCCGATGGTGCTATTACGTGGATTGTCATCACGGATTTTGCAAACGGAGATGATGATTGAAACTTTAGCCCACCGTGATATGGGATCAAGGCTAGTTAGCTTTTTGCTAATTCTTTGCCGTGATTTTGGTACACCATCATCAGAAGGTGTGACTATTGATTTGAAGCTGTCACATCAGGCGATCGCTGAGGCGATCGGCTCAACGCGAGTAACTGTAACCAGACTACTAGGCGATTTGCGAAAGCAGAAGATGATCGCCATCTCCAAAAAACGCATCACTGTTCATAACCCCATTGAACTAGGTCAGCAGTTTGCTTAAGAGCAAGAGCCATCACCCAGCAATGACTCTTGCTTCTAATGTAATTGTTGATGCGTTAAGCTGTTTATAGAAAAATATCTAAAGAAAAATATCTAAAATGTACGGAACTTTAAAAGCAGTTTGGGCAGTAGTGGCTGTATGCCTAGTAGTTTTAATTTTATTACATAGCCCTAAGAGCGATGGTTTGGGTGGCTTTAGTGGTCAAGCTCAATTATTTTCGAGTACTAAGAGTGCAGAAACAGCCCTTAATCGAATCACTTGGTTCTTGACAGCAGCATTTTTGGGCTTAACCGTTGTGCTTAGCGGTGGTTGGTTTACAGCACCAGCTGTAACAGCGCCTGTCCCACAGGTTGCCCCATCGACCAAGAATGTTCCTGATGCTAAGCCCATTCCTCTAAATTTACCTGCAACTACTCCTGAAAAGCCTCAGCAATAACATGAAGGTGTCATGACGGTAACTCTGACCAAATCCAGCGATCGCACCAGTAATCAGATATTGTTGCCATCAATTCGATGGGAGACATATCGGGCGATCGCCTGTGATTTGGAGTCACAGCCTAACAAGAGACTTACCTATGACCAAGGACTGTTAGAAATAAGGATGCCATCGGAACTACATGAAAGTTATAAGAAGCTGTTAGGTAGAATTGTTGAGGTGTTAACTGAGTCTCTAGATTTAGAAATTTGTAGCTTAGGTTCGATGACCTGCGATCGCGAAGATCTAGCCAGAGGTCTAGAACCCGATCAATGCTATTACATCCAAAATGAGGCACAGGTTTGGGGTAAAGATCAGATCGATTTACAGATTGATCCCCCACCAGATCTAGCGATCGAAATTGATATTACAAGTAGTTCGTTAAATCGTTTTGCCATCTATGCTCAATTAGGTGTGCCTGAGGTGTGGCGTTATGACGGTCAGGCAATAACAATTCATCATCTAGTTGGGGATCGCTATATTTTGGGCGATCGCAGTCTTGCTTTTCCTGTATTAAAAACTAGTGATATCCAGAGTTTTTTAGAACTGAAAAATACGCTCAAAGAGAATGCATTAATCAGCCATGTGCGGGAATGGGCTACTAAAAGATAAGGATAGGTTGCTTGATGATCTCTTGTACAAGTGCATCAAGCAACTGGATCACAGATACGAAAATGCACACCAAGTTGAGAGTTAAACAGAGCATTATCAACTTGAAAGAATAGTTCTTCGGTATTGTCAGAATTAACGATTACCACATCGGCAAGTTCGATTTTTTCCGATTGGGACATTTGACTAGAAATTCTTTGTTTTGCTTCGGATTCTAATAAATGATTGCGATTCATGAGTCTTTGTAGCTGTTGTCGGGGATCACAAGCGATCGCCCAAGTCTCAGTCACTAAATCCTCCATTTTCGCCTCAAATAACAGGGGAATTACCATAACGACAGTTGATGGTGCGAGACGTTTGGATTCACTAATCAAGCATTTTTGGACATAGGGATGAATTAAGGCTTCGAGCCACTTACGCTCGCTCACACTCTCAAACACGATCGCACCTAACTTGCGGCGATCAAGGTTGCCTTGCGCATCAAGGATTAACTTGCCATAGCGATCGCTAAGTCTTGCGAGGCGATCGCCTGTTAAAGCTTGTCTAGCATAAATATCCGCATCCAGAATTGGTAAGCCATAGGTATCGTGTAGATAATTGGAAACCGTGGTTTTACCTGTGGCAATGCCTCCTGTGATGCCGATGATGCGTTGGTTCATGTGTTTAAATTCTAATCTAAGGATATTTTGCTATAAAACCCAATGGAGAGTGGCGGCGCTTCGCGCCGCCACTCTCCATTGGGGATATATCCTCAAATTAGCCTATTTATGTAACCTATGGACTTTACCAATATTCTTGGATTTACGGCTGCATCTCTGACGACCTTTGCCTTTTTGCCCCAAGTAATCCAAGTATGGCGATCGCGATCGACTAAGGATATTTCTTTGCCGATGTTAATTACTTTCATTGCGGGGATCACGCTCTGGCTAATTTATGGACTATTGGTGAATGCTGCACCCATCTATATCGCTAACGGGATCACGCTAATTTTGAATATTGCCATTTTGCGCTTCAAACTAAAGTATGGCTAGCTGCAATAAAAGTTAAAATTTATTATGCTACCTTCGCTTTTTTAGATCTATTTTCGTAATTAGTTAACATGACTTCTCTTAGCACTTTCTTCTCAACCTATTTCACCCATTTTGTAATGCTGGGCTTAATTTTGACCTTTGCGATCGCCCATAGTGGGCTTGCTGCATTACGGATTTGGGCGGAATCGAAGATTGGAGAGAGGCTATATCGAGTTTTGTTTGCTTTGGTCAGCATTCCTCTTGCGGTCGTCCTATTTATTTTTTACTTCAACCACCGCTATGACGGCGTGCAATTGTGGAATTTACAGGGCGTTACAGGAATTCATGAATTTGTTTTAGGTTTATCGGCGATCGCCTTTTTATTCCTCTATCCTGCGACATTCAATCTAGGCGAAGTTGCAGCGATCCAAAAGCCACAGGTGCATTTATTTGAGACGGGGATCACGCGCATCAGCCGCCATCCCCAGCTAATTGGCATGACGCTCTGGTGTATAGCCCATACACTCTGGCTGGGTACTTCTTTTGCCCTGACCACAGCGATCGCCTTAGTTAGTTACCATTCCTTTGCAGTTTGGCATGGCGATCATCGTTTATTTAAGCGTCATGGGGACGCATTTCTAGCGCTCAAGGAACGTACTTCCGTTGTGCCATTTCTGGCGATCGCCCAAGGTCGCCAACAATTAGTTTTAAAAGAATTTATCCGTCCTGCCTATATTGGTGTCGCTATCACCGTTGTCTTATTTCGGTGGCTACACCCCATAGTTATTACAGCTTCTGCAAATTTAAATTGGTAACTTAAGACTTTTACCTCTTTTAATTGGTTAGAGTATCAGATATAAATTAATTTTTAATTCTTAAGGCTATGTTGATAGGAATTTCCCTAAAGCAAGCTCTAGATCTCTGTCCCAAATCAATTTCTCTTTTAATTTTTTTAAGTGGAATTAGTTGGTGTTTACCTGTTGCTGTGCAGTCAAGCCCTGTTAGTTCTTATGGCTTAGGTATCAAACCGCAATTATCATCACAAGTAGTCTTAAGATGTGGTGCTTCCTACTTAATCGCAGTGGATCTTCTTGCTCCAGATGATGGAGG from Pseudanabaena sp. Chao 1811 encodes the following:
- the coaE gene encoding dephospho-CoA kinase (Dephospho-CoA kinase (CoaE) performs the final step in coenzyme A biosynthesis.), whose translation is MNQRIIGITGGIATGKTTVSNYLHDTYGLPILDADIYARQALTGDRLARLSDRYGKLILDAQGNLDRRKLGAIVFESVSERKWLEALIHPYVQKCLISESKRLAPSTVVMVIPLLFEAKMEDLVTETWAIACDPRQQLQRLMNRNHLLESEAKQRISSQMSQSEKIELADVVIVNSDNTEELFFQVDNALFNSQLGVHFRICDPVA
- a CDS encoding NnrU family protein, with the translated sequence MTSLSTFFSTYFTHFVMLGLILTFAIAHSGLAALRIWAESKIGERLYRVLFALVSIPLAVVLFIFYFNHRYDGVQLWNLQGVTGIHEFVLGLSAIAFLFLYPATFNLGEVAAIQKPQVHLFETGITRISRHPQLIGMTLWCIAHTLWLGTSFALTTAIALVSYHSFAVWHGDHRLFKRHGDAFLALKERTSVVPFLAIAQGRQQLVLKEFIRPAYIGVAITVVLFRWLHPIVITASANLNW
- a CDS encoding SemiSWEET transporter — encoded protein: MDFTNILGFTAASLTTFAFLPQVIQVWRSRSTKDISLPMLITFIAGITLWLIYGLLVNAAPIYIANGITLILNIAILRFKLKYG